The Gemmatimonadota bacterium genomic sequence TGACCCAGGACGATGAGGACCGGATGCACGGACACGACGAACGTGTGCGAGTCGACGCCCTGTCGTTTGGCCTGGCAGTGACCTGCGGCATTGTGTCACGACTGGCCGTGGAGGGCGCCTGATGCGTCCCACGGTCCTTGTTACGGGTGCGTCGAAGGGGATCGGCCGAGCGATCGCCCTGCGCCTCGCTCCGGCCTGGCACGTGATTGGCCTCGCGCGATCGGAGGCCGACCTGCGCTCGCTGGGTGAGGTCATCGCCGGACGCGGAGGAACTTTCACGGGGTTGTCGGCGGACCTGCGTGACCCGCACGCCGTGGCCCTGGCGCTCGACGGCGTCTCGTGTGACGTCCTGGTGAACAATGCGGGCGTGATGTTCAAGAAGCCCTTCATTGACCTCACGCCGGACGAGTGGCATGCGATGGTCGATGTGAACCTCAACGCGATCTACCATGTGACACATGCCGTGTTACCAGGGATGCTGCAACGCGGGCATGGGCACATCGTGAACGTGGCCTCCATCGCCGGCCGCAGTGCCTTTCCCGGAGGGACCTGC encodes the following:
- a CDS encoding SDR family NAD(P)-dependent oxidoreductase, translating into MRPTVLVTGASKGIGRAIALRLAPAWHVIGLARSEADLRSLGEVIAGRGGTFTGLSADLRDPHAVALALDGVSCDVLVNNAGVMFKKPFIDLTPDEWHAMVDVNLNAIYHVTHAVLPGMLQRGHGHIVNVASIAGRSAFPGGTCYAATKHAVLGFSECLMLEVRDAGVKVSVVMPGSVATELSPGGSQVAWALRPDDVAQCVEALLALPEHALVYTVEVRAARPARST